From Deltaproteobacteria bacterium, one genomic window encodes:
- a CDS encoding DUF2169 domain-containing protein yields MEIYNQTPFSPLIFNTDAIGDLSFYTAVVRGTFTITSHKKIQLAQTQEPLALNDRFLNDPHTSSLIEETDLVPYKPRADIYLNAEAHAPNGNPLTNWLVRARIGQLTKTLRVCGQRYWRRNILGWYLDKPAPCIKVPLHYELAYGGTVTFGETSEAYEYNPVGLGYVTCSSSGRLKTGTLKSLPAPQIEAPNEPIVNLKRRYTPQGFGPINRAWLPRRTLAGSFDQAWLDRRSPRLPVDFNFLHYNSAHPDLIYNGFMQGDEPVILEGFDPHKIINFSLPGYKIKVAVSDVFGPIEEQCCQLDTVRIDVPARRVHLTWRAMINTRTQLDKMVVWTFKELKHAS; encoded by the coding sequence ATGGAAATTTATAATCAAACACCTTTTTCGCCACTAATTTTTAATACTGATGCTATTGGTGATTTATCTTTTTACACTGCAGTTGTTCGTGGCACCTTTACCATCACTAGCCATAAAAAAATACAGTTAGCTCAAACGCAAGAACCATTAGCTCTCAATGATCGCTTTTTAAATGATCCTCACACTAGCAGTCTTATCGAAGAAACGGATCTTGTCCCATATAAGCCACGCGCTGATATCTACTTAAACGCAGAAGCTCATGCACCAAATGGTAATCCACTAACAAACTGGTTAGTTAGAGCTCGAATTGGTCAGTTGACTAAAACTTTACGCGTTTGTGGGCAGCGCTATTGGCGTCGCAATATTCTCGGTTGGTATCTCGACAAACCTGCACCGTGCATTAAAGTTCCACTTCATTATGAGTTAGCCTATGGAGGCACGGTTACTTTTGGTGAAACCTCTGAAGCCTACGAGTACAATCCAGTCGGGCTTGGTTATGTTACCTGTTCATCATCTGGACGACTTAAAACTGGTACACTTAAAAGCTTACCAGCACCGCAAATCGAAGCCCCTAATGAACCTATCGTAAACCTTAAACGCCGCTATACTCCGCAAGGTTTTGGCCCTATTAACCGCGCATGGTTACCACGTCGCACGCTAGCTGGCAGTTTTGATCAGGCTTGGCTTGATAGACGTTCTCCTCGTTTGCCTGTCGATTTTAATTTTTTACACTACAATAGCGCTCACCCTGATCTTATTTACAATGGCTTCATGCAAGGTGATGAGCCCGTCATTCTTGAAGGTTTTGACCCACATAAAATAATCAATTTCAGTCTTCCTGGCTATAAAATCAAAGTAGCCGTGAGTGACGTTTTTGGTCCGATAGAAGAACAATGCTGTCAGCTTGATACTGTTCGTATCGATGTTCCTGCTCGACGAGTTCACCTAACATGGCGCGCCATGATTAACACGCGTACTCAA